A window of the Candidatus Woesearchaeota archaeon genome harbors these coding sequences:
- a CDS encoding metallophosphoesterase, whose product MKVLVCSDIHESKKALLSIKTLAEKADLIVNCGDFTIFGHDTHGMLHFFNSFKKPVLILQGNHEEFLPLSSILEKYKHLFYIHKKHIVIGGYLFMGYNTDGFSYRDKGFEQFSPKFIQWSKKYKDKKRVLITHPPPFGTKADLVIDQHVGSKSIRMFLSKVRFHYHFCGHIHEGARTISKIKDCIVINSGPYGMLVDLV is encoded by the coding sequence ATGAAAGTGCTTGTATGTTCGGATATACATGAAAGTAAAAAAGCGTTACTCAGTATTAAAACATTAGCTGAAAAGGCTGATCTTATTGTCAATTGCGGTGATTTTACTATATTTGGTCATGATACTCATGGGATGCTCCATTTCTTTAACAGCTTTAAAAAGCCGGTGCTTATTCTTCAAGGCAATCATGAAGAATTTTTGCCTCTTAGCTCAATTCTTGAGAAATACAAGCATTTGTTTTATATCCATAAAAAACATATAGTTATAGGAGGTTACCTATTTATGGGGTATAACACTGATGGGTTTTCATATCGTGACAAAGGTTTTGAGCAATTTTCTCCAAAATTTATTCAATGGTCTAAAAAATATAAAGATAAAAAACGTGTTTTAATTACTCATCCGCCACCTTTTGGAACAAAAGCAGACCTTGTCATTGACCAACATGTAGGGAGTAAATCTATTAGAATGTTTCTTTCCAAAGTAAGGTTTCATTACCATTTTTGCGGGCATATTCATGAAGGCGCTCGGACTATTAGTAAGATTAAGGATTGTATTGTAATTAATTCAGGACCCTATGGCATGCTTGTTGATTTAGTATAA
- a CDS encoding helix-turn-helix domain-containing protein — MDFQPSFDILCSYENLELAFSKARRGKTLKPYIIEFEQSLKANLMLLRNELLFHTYKPKPLETFIIRDPKTRKISKSDFRDRVVHHAFCNIIEPLFDKQFIFDNYANRIGKGAFKAIERFDEFKRKVSKNNNRIAYILKADIKHYFDTVDHSILMLIIKRSIKDERILQLIKIILSNHNTTEQGKGMPLGNLTSQFLANVYLNELDQFIKHTLKAKYYIRYVDDFVILDSSKEVLEKYREKIDYFLSKNLLLQLHPDKSKILKLHSGILFLGFRIFYYHKLIRKKNIRKFHGKLKEMKRLHEKNLIEREKVIERFEGWLAYISHADTYKYKRSITKIINRDFPIDKKVQIINLKKHESFAKKVEQSNFQFSQQKTLQLLKKNVSIKDIALGRNIKEATVWEHIAQLIEFNQLFVYDVIQKEKAEKIKRCIRTEKDKLKEIMQKVNDKSVTFNEINCVLASVKARHRKKSIFQIIKWYKITNCYRKCYINQKQREICSQKFTYFASQNPTLAMKQKEFLDLFNNHMKICVLPEYEKRKYVSWKEFERDKTIIVTVKN, encoded by the coding sequence ATGGATTTTCAACCTTCTTTTGATATTCTTTGCTCTTATGAGAACCTTGAGCTTGCTTTTTCCAAAGCAAGAAGAGGAAAAACGCTTAAGCCTTATATTATTGAATTTGAGCAAAGTCTCAAAGCAAATTTAATGCTACTTCGAAATGAACTTCTGTTTCATACCTATAAACCAAAACCATTAGAGACTTTTATTATTAGAGATCCAAAAACACGAAAGATTAGCAAATCTGATTTTAGAGACCGTGTTGTCCATCATGCATTCTGCAATATTATTGAACCATTATTTGATAAGCAATTTATCTTTGATAATTATGCAAACAGAATAGGCAAAGGAGCATTTAAAGCAATTGAACGGTTTGACGAATTCAAAAGAAAAGTATCAAAGAATAACAACAGAATTGCATATATTCTCAAAGCAGACATTAAACATTATTTTGATACAGTCGATCATTCTATTCTTATGTTAATTATTAAGAGGAGTATAAAAGATGAAAGGATTTTGCAATTAATTAAAATAATTCTTTCAAATCACAACACAACAGAACAAGGTAAAGGAATGCCTTTAGGAAATCTTACTTCTCAATTCTTAGCAAATGTATACCTTAATGAACTTGACCAATTTATTAAGCATACATTAAAAGCGAAATATTACATAAGATATGTTGATGATTTCGTAATTTTAGATAGCTCAAAAGAAGTATTGGAGAAGTACAGAGAAAAGATTGATTATTTTCTTAGCAAGAATCTTTTGCTGCAATTGCATCCAGACAAATCAAAGATTCTCAAATTGCATTCTGGCATTCTTTTTCTTGGTTTTCGTATTTTTTATTATCATAAATTGATACGAAAGAAAAACATCAGAAAATTTCATGGCAAGTTAAAAGAAATGAAGCGATTACATGAAAAGAATCTAATCGAACGAGAAAAAGTAATAGAACGTTTTGAAGGATGGCTTGCATATATCTCCCATGCAGACACATACAAATATAAGCGTAGCATTACAAAAATAATAAATCGTGATTTTCCAATTGACAAAAAAGTTCAGATCATTAATCTTAAAAAGCATGAATCTTTTGCGAAGAAAGTTGAACAAAGTAACTTTCAATTTTCACAGCAAAAAACATTACAATTACTGAAAAAGAATGTTTCTATCAAAGATATTGCGCTTGGAAGAAATATCAAAGAAGCAACAGTATGGGAGCATATTGCGCAGCTTATTGAGTTCAATCAATTGTTTGTTTATGATGTTATTCAGAAAGAAAAAGCAGAAAAGATAAAACGCTGCATAAGAACTGAAAAGGATAAGCTTAAAGAAATAATGCAGAAAGTAAACGATAAATCAGTTACTTTCAATGAAATTAACTGTGTTCTTGCCAGTGTTAAAGCAAGACATAGAAAGAAAAGCATTTTTCAAATCATTAAATGGTATAAAATAACAAACTGTTATAGAAAGTGTTACATAAATCAAAAACAAAGAGAAATTTGCAGTCAGAAATTTACTTATTTTGCTTCTCAGAATCCAACATTAGCAATGAAACAGAAAGAGTTCTTGGATTTATTCAATAACCATATGAAAATATGCGTTCTTCCAGAATATGAAAAAAGAAAATACGTATCGTGGAAAGAGTTTGAGAGAGATAAAACAATCATTGTAACAGTAAAAAACTAA
- a CDS encoding ATP-binding protein: protein MKFINRHKELQKLEEYYRLSNKQLMTVAISGLRRVGKTTLVKEFIKNKKALYLFVYDSKTSTELLREFTEELRHHKIITELEMVASWKVFFDLLFERCRDYVLIFDEFQNFYTIDKSVFSILQKNCDEHKSIPLNIVILGSLIGLFKNIFEDKKEPLYGRIAGKLHLQPFTLHYSLETLRLLLYTEMEEMFKIYGVFGGFPKYYATMEQFDLQKKSPLEVVEYLFIQENAPLEAEVITILKQEFGKRSSLYYSILHSIAVGKTKLNEIASAVHMKESSITRHLLELENKFNLIRSLRPIDNKKNTRYCLSHPLIAFWFAFVYDKFSHYSLRDTKHIMNSIKEQVNTFFGRRFEETCKDFLIELNEKNKLPFQLEYLSNWWGSARENEERKEIEIDLIGLNKKLKKILFTECKWRENVNPIEILKELQEKSKYVQWQQNGREEYFCLFAKSFTKRIEEKNVLLFDLKDLQKELLR from the coding sequence ATGAAATTCATAAACCGCCATAAAGAACTGCAAAAACTGGAAGAATATTACAGACTATCAAATAAGCAACTAATGACTGTTGCTATTTCCGGACTGAGAAGAGTAGGTAAAACTACCTTAGTAAAAGAATTTATCAAAAATAAGAAAGCACTCTATCTTTTTGTTTACGATTCCAAGACTTCTACCGAATTGCTTAGGGAATTTACTGAAGAACTACGTCATCACAAAATCATTACTGAACTTGAGATGGTTGCGTCTTGGAAAGTTTTTTTTGATCTTCTTTTTGAACGCTGTAGAGATTATGTTCTCATTTTTGACGAATTCCAAAATTTCTACACTATTGACAAAAGCGTGTTTTCCATTCTCCAGAAAAACTGCGATGAGCATAAATCAATACCATTAAACATCGTGATCTTAGGGTCGCTCATCGGACTGTTCAAAAACATCTTTGAAGATAAGAAAGAACCTTTATACGGAAGAATTGCTGGAAAACTGCATCTGCAACCTTTCACGCTTCATTACAGCTTAGAAACATTGCGCCTTCTTCTGTACACAGAAATGGAAGAGATGTTTAAAATCTATGGTGTTTTCGGCGGTTTTCCAAAATATTATGCTACAATGGAGCAGTTTGATCTCCAGAAGAAAAGCCCTCTTGAGGTAGTTGAATATCTCTTTATTCAAGAAAATGCTCCTCTTGAAGCAGAAGTAATCACCATTCTCAAACAAGAATTTGGTAAACGAAGTTCTCTCTATTATTCCATTCTTCATTCCATAGCTGTTGGAAAAACAAAGCTTAATGAAATTGCCAGTGCGGTTCATATGAAAGAAAGTTCAATCACGAGGCATTTACTAGAATTAGAGAACAAATTTAATCTCATTAGATCATTACGCCCCATTGATAACAAAAAAAATACTCGTTATTGCCTTAGCCACCCCTTAATAGCTTTTTGGTTTGCTTTTGTCTATGATAAATTTTCGCATTACTCATTACGAGACACCAAACATATAATGAACAGTATTAAAGAACAAGTTAATACTTTTTTTGGAAGACGTTTTGAAGAAACTTGTAAAGATTTTCTCATAGAACTCAATGAAAAGAATAAGCTCCCTTTCCAACTAGAATATCTAAGTAACTGGTGGGGTTCTGCAAGAGAGAATGAAGAACGTAAAGAAATAGAAATTGATCTTATCGGATTAAATAAAAAATTAAAGAAAATACTTTTCACAGAGTGCAAATGGCGAGAGAACGTCAATCCTATTGAAATCTTAAAAGAACTTCAAGAAAAAAGCAAGTATGTCCAATGGCAGCAGAATGGAAGAGAAGAATATTTCTGCCTATTCGCTAAATCTTTTACCAAAAGAATAGAGGAAAAGAATGTTCTACTTTTTGATCTAAAAGACTTACAAAAAGAACTGCTCCGATGA
- a CDS encoding Lrp/AsnC family transcriptional regulator: MTIKIDLKDKKILYELDRNSRQSNKQIAKIVGSSEQVVGNRIRRLQDLGIIEYFLVKTNHSVLGYMHIKIYLRLHNITKEKEEELLNDINSQKNIYWLSSLRGKYDLVASIYVKNIAEFSKKYEEIFGKWGDYILERNIIVLEMAFTYTKAYLIPKQKSEEIVYSIGEEKEIQLDKTDEDFLKLLNKEGRKSLIDIAKQLKVSADTIKYRLNNLKKRGIITGFGVKIDYKKLGNHYHLIFLKLQNMNLQKYTKLESLVRINKNVIIFIKTIGDHDIELEVETTNNDELDELMKILRDYFVSEIKDYEILEVTREHRITYHPF, from the coding sequence ATGACTATTAAAATTGACCTGAAAGACAAGAAAATCCTCTATGAATTGGATAGAAATAGTCGCCAATCCAATAAACAGATAGCTAAGATAGTGGGATCATCAGAACAAGTTGTGGGGAATAGAATACGACGGCTTCAGGATTTAGGGATTATTGAATATTTCTTGGTCAAAACTAACCATTCTGTTTTGGGTTATATGCACATTAAAATTTATTTGCGTTTACATAATATTACTAAAGAGAAAGAAGAGGAGTTGCTGAATGATATTAATTCTCAAAAAAATATTTACTGGCTTTCTTCTTTGAGAGGAAAATATGATTTGGTTGCTTCTATATATGTTAAAAATATTGCAGAATTCAGTAAAAAATATGAAGAAATTTTCGGGAAGTGGGGAGATTATATCTTAGAAAGAAATATTATTGTCCTTGAGATGGCTTTTACATACACGAAAGCATATCTCATTCCAAAACAAAAATCAGAGGAGATTGTTTACAGCATTGGCGAAGAAAAAGAAATTCAATTAGATAAAACTGACGAGGATTTTCTCAAACTCCTCAACAAAGAGGGAAGAAAATCGTTAATTGATATTGCAAAACAACTAAAAGTAAGCGCAGATACCATCAAATATAGACTAAATAACCTCAAAAAGAGAGGGATTATTACAGGATTTGGGGTAAAAATAGACTATAAAAAATTGGGTAATCATTATCATCTGATATTCTTAAAATTACAAAACATGAATTTACAGAAATATACAAAATTAGAATCATTGGTAAGAATCAATAAGAATGTGATTATCTTCATTAAAACCATCGGAGACCATGACATCGAACTAGAGGTAGAAACAACAAACAACGATGAATTAGACGAGTTAATGAAAATACTACGAGATTATTTTGTTTCAGAAATTAAAGATTACGAAATTCTCGAAGTGACGAGAGAACACAGAATTACTTATCACCCTTTCTAA
- a CDS encoding 4-demethylwyosine synthase TYW1, with protein sequence MGKEQELSPQKQREDLAKKAMIKQGYDFVGNHAAAKVCSWTKNDLIGKGTCYKNKFYGIQSHRCVQMTPTQTCNHACTFCWRDLNSHTSISMGNDIDDPVQIVDGCIKSQVSKLKGYGGHELTDWKKYLDSKKPLHFAISLNGEPTIYPKLGELIKELKRRNITSYVVSNGTFPERLEKLYREDAMPTQLYISVDAPNEELFNKIDQPLTKDCWNKLVKTLKFLPKFREKTRTTLRFTLIKNHNMMYPEQWSEIIKISNPMFVEVKGYMWVGYSRERHELSDSPRHEEVKAFAEEICRFAGYKIIDEQEVSRVVLIMKEDFEGRIMKFE encoded by the coding sequence ATGGGGAAAGAACAAGAGTTATCTCCACAAAAACAACGTGAAGATCTTGCTAAAAAAGCAATGATAAAACAAGGATATGACTTTGTCGGTAATCACGCAGCAGCTAAAGTCTGCTCTTGGACAAAAAATGATCTAATTGGCAAAGGCACTTGTTATAAAAACAAATTTTACGGCATTCAAAGCCATCGTTGCGTACAGATGACACCAACACAAACCTGCAATCACGCATGCACATTCTGCTGGAGGGATTTAAATTCACATACTTCAATCAGCATGGGTAATGACATTGATGATCCTGTACAGATTGTAGATGGCTGTATTAAATCTCAAGTCAGTAAATTAAAGGGTTATGGAGGGCATGAATTAACAGATTGGAAAAAATATCTTGATTCGAAAAAACCATTGCATTTTGCTATTTCATTAAATGGTGAACCAACAATATATCCAAAATTAGGGGAGTTAATCAAAGAATTAAAGCGAAGAAATATAACAAGTTATGTGGTAAGCAACGGAACATTTCCAGAGCGTTTAGAGAAGCTTTATCGAGAAGATGCAATGCCAACACAGTTATATATTTCTGTTGATGCTCCGAATGAAGAACTGTTCAATAAAATTGACCAGCCATTAACAAAAGATTGCTGGAATAAGTTGGTAAAAACCTTGAAGTTTTTACCAAAATTCAGAGAAAAAACAAGAACAACATTACGATTTACCCTGATTAAAAATCATAATATGATGTACCCAGAGCAATGGAGTGAAATAATTAAAATATCAAACCCTATGTTTGTTGAAGTAAAGGGATATATGTGGGTTGGATATTCCAGAGAACGACATGAACTCAGTGATTCTCCTCGTCATGAAGAAGTCAAAGCATTTGCTGAAGAAATTTGCAGATTTGCTGGTTATAAAATTATAGATGAACAAGAAGTTTCACGAGTAGTTCTCATCATGAAAGAAGATTTTGAAGGAAGAATAATGAAGTTTGAATAA
- a CDS encoding glycosyltransferase family 4 protein: MKKLLIATDCFLPRWDGVTRFLIEILPYLKAKYHITIIAPEFEGIFHQIEGVETIRLPTMKMSFGDIQFSWFHYRKIKHLVREHDIIFSQTIGPIGISAIKAGKKHKKPVIAFIHSIDWELTTKSIDKFKSIIHAGTKFLARRMYNKCNLLIVPFDEVGDLLRKNGIKTPYTTVHLGTNLQRFMPPENKEHAKELLDLPKEAIIIGFHGRFGREKDLITLYRAFRKLEKKYNKIKLLLIGKGVKSIERMFTSERNIILPGSTNNVIPYLQAMDIYVLPSLTETTSLSTLEAMACCLPVIVTPVGYVKQYVKEKENGMFFPFRNSLVLAMKLEMLINNPKLREALGRNGRRAVERYFSWEKTANGIMKVLQQF; encoded by the coding sequence ATGAAAAAATTATTAATTGCAACCGACTGTTTCCTCCCGCGTTGGGATGGAGTTACAAGATTTCTCATAGAGATATTGCCTTACTTAAAAGCAAAATATCATATTACCATTATTGCACCAGAATTTGAAGGAATATTCCATCAAATAGAGGGAGTGGAAACAATAAGACTGCCAACAATGAAGATGAGTTTTGGTGATATTCAATTCTCATGGTTTCATTATCGTAAAATAAAACACTTAGTAAGGGAGCATGATATTATCTTCAGTCAGACTATTGGCCCTATCGGAATATCAGCTATCAAAGCTGGCAAAAAACACAAGAAACCAGTTATTGCATTTATTCATAGTATTGACTGGGAATTAACGACAAAAAGTATTGATAAATTCAAAAGCATTATTCATGCTGGAACAAAATTTCTTGCAAGGCGAATGTATAACAAATGCAACTTATTAATAGTGCCTTTTGATGAGGTTGGAGATTTATTAAGAAAAAATGGCATTAAAACGCCATATACAACAGTACATCTCGGCACAAATTTGCAGAGATTTATGCCACCAGAGAATAAAGAGCACGCTAAAGAATTGCTTGACCTTCCAAAAGAGGCTATAATTATTGGTTTCCATGGAAGGTTCGGGCGTGAGAAAGATCTCATTACCTTATACCGCGCCTTTAGAAAATTAGAGAAAAAATACAACAAGATTAAACTATTATTAATAGGAAAAGGAGTTAAAAGTATTGAGCGTATGTTCACTTCAGAGAGAAATATCATATTACCTGGTTCAACAAATAACGTTATTCCCTATTTGCAGGCAATGGATATATATGTGCTGCCTTCTTTGACCGAAACAACATCATTAAGTACATTAGAAGCTATGGCATGCTGCTTACCGGTTATTGTTACTCCTGTAGGCTACGTGAAACAATATGTAAAAGAAAAAGAAAATGGGATGTTTTTTCCCTTTAGAAATTCACTTGTTTTAGCAATGAAACTTGAAATGCTGATCAACAACCCAAAACTGCGGGAAGCACTCGGGAGAAATGGGAGAAGAGCTGTTGAAAGATATTTCAGCTGGGAAAAAACAGCCAATGGAATAATGAAAGTGTTGCAACAGTTTTAA